The stretch of DNA GGAGTAGTAGAAGATGATTTTTATATGAAGCACTGGCAAGAAAATTTTGTTACGGCTCGTAGAGTTTTGTAAAAAACTAGAGTGCTGGACATCCATAGATATTTGATGTTCTGTGACTCACAGAACAGGGAAAAAGTGACACCAACAACTTTTTATCTCATGTCCAGTACTCTAGTAAAAAACAATATTAAATATTTTTTTTACTTACCAAAATGGTAATTTATAACAAAATTGTAATTTGTAAGATTGGTTTTATTAAAAATGTATTTTGTGTTTTCTTGTGGTTTTGCATTCTCTTTTCTAACAATTAGACACTGCATTTCTAAGCCTTCAAAATACCCCTCAAATTTGTATCGTATATCAATATTGAATTGATGATAGGAAGGTAACTCGTATTTATTTAATCTATAATTGGTAACATTTGGTAAATCATAATACCCATATCCTAGTGTAAGAGAAATTTTATGGTCTAGCCAAAATGAGTGGTATTGTGTGCTAAATGCGTGTACGTCTCCTGCTCCCTCATTTCGTTCACGAGGCATATACGTAAAAAATGGCTCTCGTCCCCATTCTCTTGGCAATAAAAAACGTCCGTCTTTATTGATGCGTGTATAATTGACAGTAAACCAATGTTTATAATTAGCAACTCCTAAGCGAATACTAAACGCCTGTGCTTGTTTTTGAGATTCGTAATAAGCCAGTTCTGAAGTAGAATTTCCTCCCTTATTTAATTTATGTTGGTAATGATACTGTAAACCAAATAAAGGCGAAAAAGCAATACTATCCAAATCAATATATTCTACACTAAAAAGTGATGTATTAAATATATTTTCCACATACTGATTGTGTAAGTGAAACTTAACTCTTTCAAGGTTGAATAAAATATCTGATGAAAAAATTCCTTTTGTATGTTGATGCTCAAAATAGTTAGCTTCTGAACCATCTGTACGAATACCTTGCGAATAAATACCTAAAGAATGTCCAACAGGATAGAAATCGACTGTACTACGAGGCGAAACTGCCCAAATCCAAGCACCTTCAAACTGCAATTTTT from Bernardetia sp. encodes:
- a CDS encoding OprD family outer membrane porin — its product is MKFTFYTLILFTFLFTSATLYAQEDLKEIEQAPDPHFSFKELSPTLHCFEDSLEEKTLANALQKGFFSAKLRNFLMFTDNQKGLNDYYANGFGMGLHYKSKNWHGLHIGVGGFFKFNLLSNHLRNSRYELDLFDIEDPENHHDLDRLEELYLAYDNKYFTAKLGRFTIQTPYINAQDGRMRPAVQEGLHLQWNPIKKLQFEGAWIWAVSPRSTVDFYPVGHSLGIYSQGIRTDGSEANYFEHQHTKGIFSSDILFNLERVKFHLHNQYVENIFNTSLFSVEYIDLDSIAFSPLFGLQYHYQHKLNKGGNSTSELAYYESQKQAQAFSIRLGVANYKHWFTVNYTRINKDGRFLLPREWGREPFFTYMPRERNEGAGDVHAFSTQYHSFWLDHKISLTLGYGYYDLPNVTNYRLNKYELPSYHQFNIDIRYKFEGYFEGLEMQCLIVRKENAKPQENTKYIFNKTNLTNYNFVINYHFGK